The Flavobacterium commune genome contains a region encoding:
- a CDS encoding tetratricopeptide repeat-containing sensor histidine kinase, translated as MIFPKIIFRTITVLLLLLTFSCHKKEEVVLKDSTYNTKQVNQYYKLANEYYDNSKYDSAFYYANKTKLIINPEKEFTKYTTTMFILVTSQQLQGDYSGAESTIVETLSNIEKVKNERQKYKFHTMLAYNHTCQANFNEALFYYKKALSFNVSKKRKLLSVINIGNIYKQQKKYKKAIEILLPLLDEKEIKQNRYYLSGILNDLGYCYFKIGNLNAIAFLNKSLKLSSNMDATADDDYDLTTNYYNLYEYYLKKDQKKAVRYANLYYQKATEYNNPGDRLLALSFLIKNSTGKELKNYSLNYIHLNDSITKVRQKAKNYFAKLKYDSKKEKEENQKLKAEKELQEELEKNKNIVITFTIVIILIISGFIYYYLIEKNKKEKLQTAYNTEIRISKKLHDELANDIFQTINFAETNDLSSTNNTEKLLENLDHIYSTTRNISRENSLVETGNLFEEHLKDMIYSFKNHSVNVIINGLENIDWSNINNLKKITIYRVLQESLINMKKHSKSNLVIISFKEQENKLLLNYFDNGIGINLEENIKKNGLQNAENRITAINGSFYFDSEPNKGVKINMIIPI; from the coding sequence ATGATTTTTCCAAAAATAATTTTCAGAACAATAACTGTATTATTGTTACTCCTAACCTTTTCATGCCATAAAAAGGAAGAGGTTGTTTTAAAAGACAGCACATACAATACAAAACAAGTTAATCAATACTACAAACTTGCCAACGAGTATTACGATAATTCTAAATATGATAGTGCCTTTTATTATGCTAACAAAACAAAGCTAATAATCAATCCTGAAAAAGAATTTACAAAGTACACTACTACTATGTTTATTTTAGTAACATCTCAACAACTACAAGGAGACTATTCAGGTGCTGAAAGTACAATTGTTGAAACGCTTTCTAATATTGAAAAGGTAAAGAATGAAAGACAAAAATATAAATTTCACACCATGCTAGCATACAATCACACATGCCAAGCAAATTTTAATGAGGCTTTATTTTATTATAAAAAAGCACTCTCGTTTAATGTTTCTAAAAAACGTAAACTACTAAGTGTCATTAACATTGGAAATATTTACAAACAACAAAAGAAATACAAAAAAGCTATAGAAATATTACTCCCTTTACTTGATGAAAAAGAAATAAAACAAAACAGATATTATCTCTCCGGTATATTAAATGACTTAGGTTATTGTTATTTTAAAATTGGTAACCTAAACGCTATTGCATTTCTAAATAAATCATTAAAACTTAGTTCCAATATGGATGCAACAGCTGATGATGATTATGATTTAACAACTAATTATTATAATTTATATGAATATTATTTAAAAAAAGACCAAAAAAAGGCAGTGAGATATGCTAATTTATATTATCAAAAAGCAACAGAATATAACAATCCAGGTGATCGTTTACTAGCCTTAAGTTTCTTAATAAAAAACAGCACAGGAAAAGAATTAAAAAACTATTCTCTTAATTACATACATCTTAATGATAGCATTACTAAAGTAAGACAAAAGGCAAAAAATTATTTTGCTAAATTAAAATACGATTCTAAAAAAGAAAAAGAAGAAAATCAGAAATTAAAAGCTGAAAAAGAGCTACAAGAGGAATTAGAAAAAAACAAGAATATTGTAATTACTTTCACAATAGTAATTATACTAATCATATCCGGGTTCATCTATTACTACCTAATTGAGAAAAATAAAAAAGAAAAACTTCAAACAGCCTATAATACCGAAATTAGAATTTCAAAAAAACTACACGACGAATTAGCCAATGATATCTTTCAAACTATCAATTTTGCTGAAACTAATGACCTTTCTTCTACTAATAACACCGAAAAACTACTCGAAAATTTAGATCATATTTATTCAACAACAAGAAATATTTCAAGAGAAAACAGCCTAGTTGAAACCGGAAATCTTTTTGAGGAACATTTAAAAGATATGATTTACAGCTTTAAAAATCACTCGGTAAATGTTATTATTAATGGGTTAGAAAATATAGATTGGTCCAACATAAACAACTTAAAAAAAATTACAATATATCGTGTCCTTCAAGAGTCATTGATAAACATGAAAAAACATAGTAAATCTAACTTAGTCATAATTTCGTTTAAAGAACAAGAAAATAAACTTTTATTGAATTATTTTGACAACGGAATTGGAATTAATCTTGAAGAAAATATTAAAAAAAATGGACTTCAAAATGCAGAAAACCGTATTACAGCCATCAATGGTAGTTTTTATTTTGATAGCGAACCCAATAAAGGCGTTAAAATAAATATGATTATCCCAATATAA
- the rplT gene encoding 50S ribosomal protein L20, whose protein sequence is MPRSVNSVAKRARRKKIMKQAKGFFGRRKNVWTVAKNAVEKAMCYAYRDRKVNKRNFRALWIQRINAGARLEGMSYSQFMGKVKANGIELNRKVLADLAMNHPEAFKAVLNKVK, encoded by the coding sequence ATGCCAAGATCGGTAAATTCAGTTGCTAAAAGAGCAAGAAGAAAAAAAATAATGAAGCAAGCCAAAGGTTTCTTTGGAAGACGTAAAAACGTTTGGACAGTTGCAAAGAATGCGGTAGAAAAAGCAATGTGCTATGCATACCGTGACAGAAAAGTGAACAAAAGAAATTTCCGCGCTTTATGGATTCAACGTATCAACGCTGGAGCTAGATTAGAGGGAATGTCTTATTCACAATTCATGGGTAAAGTAAAAGCTAACGGAATCGAATTGAACAGAAAAGTTCTTGCTGATTTAGCTATGAACCACCCAGAAGCTTTCAAAGCTGTACTTAATAAAGTAAAATAA
- a CDS encoding asparagine synthetase B, with amino-acid sequence MLFRKIAFLIIILISFSVKASFILLPMDENSQQNHLKAYGITYWCLDKKYKASWLLNYRGGSFLLPDAAEIRKECQIRGVSFEILSDNEQQVILNEIASPSQNMENVILEKAPKIAVYTPKGKQPWDDAVTLVLTYAEIPFTAIYDEEVLSDQLVLYDWLHLHHEDFTGQYGKFYSSYRNVPWYIEQKKEAENLAVKLGYAKVSQEKGAVAKKIRDFVIGGGFMFAMCSATDSFDIALSADGVDICESMFDGDPSEANYQSKLNYGNSLAFKDFILERSPEKYEFSDIDMTEKRIVPMEKDYFTLMEFSAKWDPIPSMLCQNHTQLVKGFMGQTTAFDARLIKSNVLTLGTCELNGESRYIHGQKGKGMFSFYGGHDPEDYQHKVGDAPTVLDLHPNSPGYRLILNNVLFPAARKKQQKT; translated from the coding sequence ATGCTTTTTAGAAAAATAGCTTTCCTCATAATTATCTTAATTTCTTTTTCAGTAAAGGCTTCTTTTATTTTGTTGCCAATGGATGAGAATTCACAGCAAAATCACCTTAAAGCTTACGGAATTACCTATTGGTGTCTGGATAAAAAATACAAGGCGAGTTGGCTGCTTAATTATCGCGGTGGCTCGTTTTTATTACCCGATGCAGCTGAAATTCGAAAAGAATGCCAAATTAGAGGAGTAAGTTTCGAAATTTTATCAGATAATGAACAGCAGGTTATTTTAAACGAAATTGCAAGTCCATCGCAAAATATGGAAAATGTGATTTTGGAAAAAGCACCCAAGATTGCTGTTTATACGCCTAAAGGAAAACAACCTTGGGATGATGCCGTAACTTTGGTTTTAACCTATGCCGAAATTCCTTTTACCGCTATTTATGATGAAGAAGTTTTAAGTGACCAATTAGTTCTGTATGATTGGTTGCATTTGCATCATGAAGATTTTACGGGACAATACGGTAAATTTTATAGTTCATATCGAAATGTGCCCTGGTATATCGAACAAAAAAAAGAAGCTGAAAATCTGGCTGTCAAATTGGGTTATGCTAAAGTTTCGCAAGAAAAAGGAGCTGTAGCTAAAAAAATCAGAGATTTTGTTATCGGTGGCGGATTTATGTTTGCCATGTGTTCGGCAACGGATAGTTTTGATATTGCTTTATCAGCTGATGGAGTAGATATTTGCGAATCAATGTTTGATGGCGATCCGAGTGAAGCTAATTATCAGTCGAAATTAAATTATGGTAATTCTTTAGCATTTAAAGATTTTATTTTAGAAAGAAGTCCTGAAAAGTATGAGTTTTCAGATATTGATATGACCGAAAAAAGAATCGTCCCAATGGAGAAAGATTATTTTACGCTAATGGAATTTTCGGCCAAATGGGATCCAATTCCTTCTATGTTATGTCAAAATCATACCCAACTCGTGAAAGGATTTATGGGACAAACTACAGCTTTTGATGCCAGATTGATAAAATCTAATGTTTTGACATTAGGGACTTGTGAGCTAAATGGAGAATCCAGATACATTCACGGACAAAAAGGAAAAGGAATGTTCAGTTTTTATGGAGGACACGATCCGGAAGATTACCAACACAAAGTAGGGGATGCTCCTACAGTTTTAGATTTACATCCTAATTCACCAGGTTATCGATTGATTTTAAATAATGTTTTGTTTCCTGCTGCGAGAAAAAAACAACAAAAAACCTAG
- a CDS encoding DMT family transporter: MPNDRLKSYLNLHLIVFIWGFTAILGALITVDADVIVWYRMLLAALFLGFYNFYSRRSFRIPLFSLLKLSFVGLLIALHWIFFFHAIHVSNVSITLSVFSLGAFLASLLEPLFYGRKVLWYEVFFGLVIIAALSVIMQVEMAYFEGMLFALVSIILGVLFTLSNGKLILKHDSAVITFYEFLAGIFFISGYFLWKNKFTADFFDVSFNDWTLLFVLSSVCTAYAFTASVKVMKQLSPYTVMLTTNLEPVYGIVLAYFIIGEKEKMSALFYVGAVVIIVTVILNGILKHRRRLVKNN, translated from the coding sequence ATGCCAAACGATAGACTTAAAAGCTATTTGAATCTCCATCTTATAGTATTTATTTGGGGATTTACTGCCATACTTGGTGCTTTGATTACAGTGGATGCCGATGTTATTGTTTGGTATCGAATGCTTTTAGCAGCTTTGTTTTTAGGTTTTTATAACTTTTATTCCAGAAGATCTTTTCGTATTCCTTTGTTTTCTCTGCTTAAATTAAGCTTTGTAGGTTTGTTAATTGCACTGCATTGGATTTTTTTCTTTCATGCCATACATGTTTCCAATGTATCGATTACTTTGTCTGTTTTTTCATTGGGTGCTTTTCTGGCTTCATTGTTAGAACCCTTGTTTTATGGGCGAAAAGTGCTTTGGTACGAAGTGTTTTTTGGTTTGGTTATTATTGCGGCATTGTCAGTAATTATGCAGGTCGAAATGGCTTATTTTGAAGGAATGTTGTTTGCCTTGGTTTCTATAATTTTAGGAGTTTTGTTTACCTTATCTAATGGGAAATTAATTCTGAAGCACGATTCGGCGGTGATTACATTTTATGAGTTTCTGGCTGGAATATTTTTCATTAGTGGTTATTTTCTTTGGAAAAATAAATTTACTGCGGACTTTTTTGATGTTTCTTTTAATGACTGGACACTGTTGTTTGTTTTATCCAGTGTTTGTACTGCTTATGCTTTTACAGCTTCGGTAAAAGTAATGAAGCAATTAAGTCCTTATACGGTAATGCTGACAACTAATCTGGAACCTGTTTACGGAATTGTTCTGGCTTACTTTATTATTGGAGAAAAAGAAAAAATGAGTGCCTTGTTTTATGTAGGAGCAGTTGTTATTATCGTGACGGTAATATTAAATGGTATTTTAAAACACCGAAGAAGATTAGTAAAAAATAATTAA
- the dnaB gene encoding replicative DNA helicase — MENFKNVKPVKVDKTTIINLEKGKLPPQAIELEEAVLGAMMIDKKGVDDVIDILQSDAFYKESHKHIFEAIVQLFTETQPIDLLTVSAQLKKNGKLELAGGDFYLIQLTQKISSSAHIEFHSRIILQKFIQRSLIRISSEIIEDSYDETTDVFDLLDKAESKLYEVTQGNIKRSSETAQSLVLQAKKKIEEISKKEGLSGVETGFTNLDKLTSGWQPSDLIIIAARPAMGKTAFVLSMARNMAIDYGHGVAVFSLEMASVQLITRLISSETGLSSEKLRTGKLEPHEWTMLSTKVKDLEKAPLFIDDTPSLSIFDLRAKARRLHSQHGIKIIIIDYLQLMTAGGNSKGGGNREQEISTISRNLKALAKELNVPVIALSQLSRAVETRGSSKRPLLSDLRESGAIEQDADIVSFLYRPEYYKIDEWDDDEAAPTAGQAEIMIAKHRNGGIENVRLKFLGHLGKFDNLDDYSGGYDDDLPSAMNQDDNSYITKNLPSPHEAFGSNLNDDDDDDMPF, encoded by the coding sequence ATGGAAAATTTCAAGAATGTTAAGCCTGTTAAGGTAGATAAAACTACAATCATAAATTTAGAAAAAGGAAAACTTCCTCCACAAGCTATTGAATTAGAGGAAGCTGTACTGGGTGCAATGATGATTGATAAAAAAGGGGTTGATGATGTCATTGATATTCTTCAGTCTGACGCATTCTATAAAGAATCTCATAAGCATATTTTTGAAGCAATTGTACAGTTGTTTACTGAAACACAACCTATCGATTTGTTGACTGTTTCGGCTCAGTTAAAAAAGAATGGAAAATTAGAGTTAGCAGGAGGCGATTTTTATTTAATTCAGTTAACACAAAAAATATCTTCATCAGCACATATTGAATTTCACTCAAGGATTATTCTTCAGAAATTTATTCAACGCAGTTTAATTCGTATTTCATCTGAAATTATCGAAGATTCCTATGATGAAACTACCGATGTTTTTGATTTGTTAGACAAAGCAGAATCAAAACTTTACGAAGTTACCCAGGGAAATATTAAACGTAGTTCGGAAACTGCACAAAGTTTAGTTTTACAAGCCAAAAAGAAAATTGAAGAAATTAGTAAAAAAGAAGGATTGAGTGGTGTTGAAACCGGTTTTACTAATTTAGATAAACTAACTTCAGGATGGCAGCCAAGTGACTTGATTATTATTGCGGCTCGTCCGGCAATGGGAAAAACAGCTTTTGTATTGTCAATGGCAAGAAATATGGCAATTGATTACGGACACGGAGTAGCTGTATTTTCGCTGGAGATGGCTTCTGTACAATTGATCACTCGTTTGATTTCGTCTGAAACAGGTTTGTCGTCTGAGAAATTACGTACTGGTAAATTAGAACCACACGAGTGGACTATGCTAAGTACTAAGGTTAAAGACTTAGAAAAAGCACCTTTATTTATTGATGATACGCCTTCGCTTTCTATTTTTGATTTACGAGCAAAAGCAAGACGTTTGCATTCACAACACGGTATAAAGATTATTATTATCGATTATTTGCAGTTGATGACCGCTGGTGGAAATTCAAAAGGTGGAGGAAATCGTGAGCAGGAGATCTCGACTATTTCCCGAAACTTAAAGGCTTTAGCCAAAGAATTGAATGTTCCTGTAATTGCACTTTCACAGTTATCGCGTGCCGTTGAGACGCGTGGTTCCAGTAAGCGACCTTTGCTTTCTGACCTTCGTGAATCGGGAGCGATTGAGCAGGATGCTGATATTGTATCGTTTTTATACCGTCCTGAATATTATAAAATTGACGAATGGGATGATGATGAAGCAGCACCAACTGCAGGTCAGGCCGAAATCATGATTGCAAAACACCGTAATGGTGGAATCGAAAATGTTCGTTTGAAATTCTTAGGACATTTAGGTAAGTTTGACAATTTAGATGATTATAGCGGAGGTTATGATGACGATTTACCTTCGGCAATGAATCAGGATGATAATTCTTATATTACTAAAAATCTGCCTTCACCTCATGAAGCTTTTGGAAGTAATTTGAATGATGACGATGACGACGATATGCCTTTCTAA
- a CDS encoding acetyl-CoA carboxylase carboxyltransferase subunit alpha encodes MEYLDFELPIKELEDQLEKCQVIGQESDVDVTATCNQINDKLIETKKNIYENLTAWQRVQLSRHPSRPYTLDHVRGLCGDTFLELHGDRGFKDDKAMIGGLGKIGGQSFMIIGQQKGYNTKTRQYRNFGMANPEGYRKALRLMKMAEKFNIPVVTLIDTPGAYPGLEAEERGQGEAIARNIYEMVLLKVPIITIIVGEGASGGALGIGVGDRVYMLENTWYSVISPESCSSILWKSWEYKEKAAEALKLTSADMKKQELIDDIIPEPLGGAHYDRETTFRTVEQYILKGYNELKDLSTADLIAQRMDKYTKMGEFKE; translated from the coding sequence ATGGAATATTTAGATTTTGAGCTTCCAATAAAAGAACTTGAAGATCAGTTAGAAAAATGTCAAGTTATTGGGCAGGAATCAGATGTTGATGTTACCGCTACATGCAATCAAATCAACGATAAACTGATTGAGACTAAGAAAAATATCTATGAAAATCTTACTGCCTGGCAACGTGTGCAATTGTCAAGACATCCAAGCAGACCTTATACCTTAGACCACGTTAGAGGACTTTGTGGAGATACATTTTTAGAACTTCATGGAGACAGAGGATTTAAAGATGATAAAGCCATGATAGGTGGTTTAGGAAAAATTGGCGGTCAATCTTTTATGATTATTGGTCAACAAAAGGGATACAATACTAAAACGCGTCAGTACAGAAACTTTGGAATGGCTAATCCTGAAGGTTATCGTAAAGCTTTGCGATTGATGAAAATGGCCGAAAAGTTTAATATTCCAGTAGTTACTTTAATAGATACTCCGGGAGCTTATCCAGGTTTAGAAGCTGAAGAGCGCGGACAAGGTGAAGCTATTGCCAGAAATATTTACGAAATGGTTTTGCTTAAAGTGCCTATTATTACCATCATTGTTGGTGAAGGTGCTTCAGGTGGGGCTTTAGGAATAGGAGTTGGAGACCGTGTTTACATGCTTGAAAACACTTGGTATTCGGTTATTTCTCCTGAGTCTTGTTCTTCTATTTTATGGAAAAGCTGGGAGTATAAAGAAAAAGCAGCTGAGGCATTAAAATTGACTTCTGCTGATATGAAAAAACAAGAATTAATAGATGATATTATTCCTGAACCATTAGGAGGAGCTCATTATGACAGAGAGACTACTTTCAGAACAGTTGAACAGTATATCTTAAAAGGATACAACGAATTGAAAGATTTATCAACAGCTGATTTAATTGCTCAGAGAATGGATAAATACACTAAAATGGGTGAATTCAAAGAATAA
- a CDS encoding response regulator: MFKKVLIAEDLDSISQSIIHTLEELSIDDIQHVKYCDDAHIRIKKALAEKKPFDLLISDLSFKQDHRENKLINGEELIAAAKKTQPNIKTIVFSIEDKSFKIKSLFNILKIDAYVIKGRNSIKELEKAINRIYNNETGILLPEINTNTSTEKSIIEIESYDISLLKSLSKGLIINEIATEFKKSGIVPNGNSSIEKRLNKLKTYFKANNNVHLIAIAKDMGLI; the protein is encoded by the coding sequence ATGTTTAAAAAAGTATTAATTGCCGAAGATTTAGATTCTATTAGTCAATCCATCATACACACCTTAGAAGAACTTTCTATAGACGATATTCAACACGTAAAATATTGTGATGACGCTCATATAAGAATTAAAAAAGCATTAGCTGAAAAAAAACCATTCGATTTATTAATAAGCGACTTATCTTTTAAACAAGACCACAGAGAAAATAAACTTATTAATGGCGAAGAACTTATTGCTGCTGCAAAAAAAACACAACCAAACATCAAAACAATTGTCTTTTCTATTGAAGATAAATCTTTTAAAATAAAATCTTTATTCAATATTTTAAAGATTGATGCTTATGTGATAAAAGGCAGAAATAGCATTAAAGAATTAGAAAAAGCAATTAACCGAATTTACAATAACGAAACTGGAATTTTATTACCGGAAATAAACACTAATACATCAACAGAAAAATCTATAATCGAAATAGAATCTTATGATATTTCATTATTAAAATCATTATCCAAAGGATTAATTATAAACGAAATTGCAACCGAATTTAAAAAATCAGGAATTGTCCCAAACGGAAATAGTAGTATTGAAAAACGCCTTAACAAACTCAAAACCTACTTCAAAGCAAATAACAATGTACACCTTATTGCTATAGCAAAAGACATGGGATTAATCTAA
- a CDS encoding LptF/LptG family permease, whose amino-acid sequence MLTILDRYILKRYLATFMAMLLMFIPIGIIIDVSEKINKMIENKVPFMDVVVYYGNFTIYFANALFPIFLFLSIIWFTSKLANNTEIIAILSSGISFTRFLRPFIIGATIVSIGVLLMGFYVVPKASEGFNNFRYMYLRSGGREQMVGDNTDVYRQLNNKEFLYVSNFNSSSKMAFNFVLEKFDKEKMVSKITASRIKWNEKDSTYTLYDYTKRTVGELGDKIEVLPEKNLKFKFELEDLTPVVYIAETLRVGELIDFIDKERKRGSSNIKVYSVVLYKKFSVPVSAFILTVIAVAVSSMKRRGGMGMNLTIGIAVAFSFVFFDKIFGVLAEKSTFPPMLAVWFSNIVFGILAVYLLRNAKR is encoded by the coding sequence ATGTTAACGATATTAGATAGGTACATTCTTAAAAGATATTTAGCCACTTTTATGGCTATGTTGTTGATGTTTATCCCTATTGGGATTATAATTGACGTTTCGGAAAAGATTAATAAGATGATTGAGAATAAAGTTCCATTTATGGACGTTGTTGTCTATTACGGTAATTTTACTATCTATTTTGCAAATGCGTTATTCCCAATATTTTTGTTTTTGTCAATTATTTGGTTTACTTCAAAATTGGCCAATAATACTGAGATTATAGCTATTTTGAGTTCGGGGATTTCTTTTACTCGTTTTTTAAGACCATTTATCATTGGAGCTACAATAGTTTCTATTGGAGTTTTATTAATGGGATTTTATGTAGTTCCAAAAGCCAGTGAAGGGTTCAATAATTTTCGATACATGTACTTGAGATCGGGAGGTAGAGAGCAAATGGTTGGCGACAATACAGATGTTTACCGACAATTGAATAATAAGGAATTCTTGTATGTAAGTAATTTTAATAGTTCTTCTAAGATGGCTTTTAATTTTGTTTTAGAGAAATTTGATAAAGAAAAAATGGTTTCTAAAATTACTGCCAGCAGGATTAAATGGAATGAAAAAGACAGTACTTATACTTTATACGATTATACTAAAAGAACAGTAGGAGAATTAGGGGATAAGATTGAAGTTTTGCCTGAAAAAAATCTGAAGTTTAAATTTGAACTCGAAGATTTAACTCCTGTGGTTTATATTGCTGAAACTCTAAGAGTGGGCGAGTTAATCGATTTTATTGATAAGGAAAGAAAAAGAGGTTCGTCTAATATCAAGGTTTATTCGGTGGTTTTGTATAAGAAATTCAGCGTTCCGGTTTCGGCATTTATTCTCACAGTTATTGCTGTTGCGGTATCCTCGATGAAAAGGAGGGGAGGAATGGGAATGAATTTGACCATAGGAATTGCTGTGGCATTTAGTTTTGTGTTTTTTGATAAGATTTTTGGAGTTTTGGCCGAGAAATCGACTTTTCCTCCTATGTTAGCTGTTTGGTTTTCAAATATCGTTTTTGGAATTCTGGCTGTATATCTACTGCGCAATGCCAAACGATAG